CGCGAGGCGGCCGACCGCGCTGGTCTTCGTCTTCCACGGCTATTCGGAAAACGGGCGGTATATCCGGGCGGAGACCGGGATGGACCTGATCGCCGACCTTCAAGGGTTCCTGATAGTCTATCCGGACGGAACGGCTTCCACTGGGCCGCTGTCGTGGAACGCGGGCGGCTGTTGCGGGTACGCCATGAAGAACCGGGTGGACGAATCGGCTTTTGTGCGGGCGATCCTGGCCGACCTGGGCGGCTTCGCCTCGATCGATCCCCGGCGGATCTATGCGACGGGTTTTTCCAACGGCGCGCTCCTCTCCTACCGCCTGGCCTGCGAAATGGCGGATGCCTTCGCCGCCGTCGCTCCGGTCGCCGGAACCCTCTCTGTCAGCCCCTGCATCCCCCAAGAGCCGGTGTCGGTCCTCCACATCCACGGCTCCAACGACGTATCGGTTCCGTTCCGCGGCGGGGGAGTCAATCCCGCCTCCGGGCTTGCCTTCCCATCGGTGTATCGGGTGATCGCGGCTTGGGTGCGGAACAACGGATGCCAGGATTCGCCCCGCTGGGACAGGACCGGCTTGGTGATGCACACGGAGTATCCGGATTGCCGGAACGGCGCCGCCGTCGAACTGTATCTTGTCATGGGCATGGGGCACTTTTGGCCAACGCCCGGCATCCTTCCGGCTTCCCGGCTGATCTGGGAATTCTTCGCCGCCCATCCCAAGCCGTAAATCCCGCCCCGATGGTCCAACCGCCGGTATAATGGGCGGCCATGCGCCCGCCGGCCCGCCCGCATTCCGAATGGATCCCGCTGAAACAAACCGGCGTGCTCGCGACCGCCCTGCTGCTGGGGGCGCTTGCGGCTGGTTGTGCCCTGGCGCCCGCCGGCCCACAGGCGGCCGCTCCCACCTTCCCGAATCCCCCAACCTTCACCTTTCCGGCGGCCGTCCCGCCCGGTGATTCCAGGCGGACTCTGATCGTGGGCGGCTTCGAACGGTCCTATTTGCTGCATGTGCCGGCCGGGGTCCACGCCCGCACGCCTCTCCCGCTGGTGCTCGTCTTCCACGGCCACCGGATGACCGCCGCCGAAGGGCTAGCCGAGACGGGGTTTAACGATCTCGCCGACCGCCATGGATTCCTGGCCGCCTACCCGGAAGGAACCGGCCCCGCAGGCGCCCAATCCTTCAACGCCGGATTGTGCTGCGGATCGGCGGAGGCGAACCGCGTCGACGAGTCGGAATTCGTGCGCCTGATCCTCGCCGATCTGAACCGATCCTACGCGGTTGACCCGGCGCGGATCTACGCCGCCGGCTTTTCCAACGGGGCGATGCTTTCCTACCGCCTGGCGTGCGAAATGGCGGATACGTTCGCAGCCGTCGCGCCGGTCGCCGGCAATCTGGTGTTCGGCCCCTGCCGGCCGGAGGCGGGCGTCTCGCTAATCCACATTCAAGGATTAAGCGACGCCTCGATGCCCTACGCCGACGCCGACCTGGACGCGGACTCCGATCCGGCGATCCTGTCCGTCGAAGGCGGAATCGCTTTTTGGGCTTCGGTTAACGGCTGTCCGGAATCTCCGGAGACGGATCGGGAAGGAAGGGTCATCCGCCGCAACTACCCCTCGTGCGCCGGGGGAACGTCGGTGGTGTTGTATTCCCTCGAAGGCGTCGGGCACGTCTGGCCGGCCGATCCGGTTTTTCCGGCGTCGCAGGCGATTTGGGATTTTTTCGCCGCGCACCCCAAGCCGGACAAGCAGCCATAGCCGTCGCCCCCCCCCAGAAAATTCTTCCCCCTTCGACACCGGTTCTCCGGCAGAAAGTTGCGGCTTCGGAACTGCTTCCCCAATGACACTCCTCAGAGGCTTGCGCCAAGCTGGAATCGGCGCCAAAAAACCGAAGACGCTTCCGGACGGAACCCGCATTCCTGATATACTTCGCGCCATGGCCGACGCCCAGCCCTACGAACGCCTCGCCGAACGCCTCGACGGCCTGGCCAACGGCTTTCCTCCCGCGGCCGACGGATCACACCTGCGGCTGTTGGAGTACCTGTTCACGCCGGAGGAAGCGGCGCTGGCCGCCGAACTGGCCCCCGAGCCGGAAACGCCGGCGGCGATCGCCGCACGCCTTGGGCGGCAGATAGCCGAGGTGCGCCCGGCCTTGAAGGACATGGCCCGCAACGGGCTGATCACCGCCGGCCGCACGAAAGGCGGATTGGGATACGGACTGATGCCGTTTGTCGTCGGATTCTACGAGATGCAAGCGGGGCGGATGGACGCCGAGCTGGCCAAACGGTCCGAGGACTATTTCCGCTCCGGATTCCGCAGGATGTTGGCCATGCAGCCGGCCTTCCACCGCGTCATCCCGGTCCAAGAGAGCGTCTCAGCCGGAATCGCAGTCGCACCGTTTGAAACCGCCGCCGGAATTGTGGAGCGGGCTGCGGCCTGGGCCGTGACCGACTGCATCTGCCGCAAACAGACCGCGCTCATCGGCCGCCCCTGCCCGCATCCGGTCGAAGTCTGCATGATCCTGTCCGACACGCCGGGTGTATTTCACGGCCGAAGCGGAGTGCGCGAATTGACCAAAGACGGCGCGTTGGCGCTCTTGCGCAGCGCCGCGGACGCCGGGCTGGTGCATTCGGTTTCGAACACCCGCGAGGGACACTCCTACATCTGCAATTGCTGCACCTGCTCGTGCGGTATCCTGCGCGGGATGGCCGAGGGCGGGATGGCGTCGGTGGTCGCGCATTCCGGATTCGTC
This sequence is a window from Anaerolineales bacterium. Protein-coding genes within it:
- a CDS encoding 4Fe-4S binding protein, with the protein product MTLLRGLRQAGIGAKKPKTLPDGTRIPDILRAMADAQPYERLAERLDGLANGFPPAADGSHLRLLEYLFTPEEAALAAELAPEPETPAAIAARLGRQIAEVRPALKDMARNGLITAGRTKGGLGYGLMPFVVGFYEMQAGRMDAELAKRSEDYFRSGFRRMLAMQPAFHRVIPVQESVSAGIAVAPFETAAGIVERAAAWAVTDCICRKQTALIGRPCPHPVEVCMILSDTPGVFHGRSGVRELTKDGALALLRSAADAGLVHSVSNTREGHSYICNCCTCSCGILRGMAEGGMASVVAHSGFVCQVDQAACSACGLCAERCPFGAIAVNGAARVDPVRCAGCGVCTITCPSQALTLVRRAEGEAAPPPVDEETWRRQRLEWRAKNQSS